A portion of the Streptomyces platensis genome contains these proteins:
- a CDS encoding DUF488 family protein, protein MKPVLITFGHSTAERQQLIELLRWAGVRSVVDVRIGPGSRRNPDLFRSSLAHWLPQAGISYRWEPDLGGFRKTSAHSPDVVWRNASFRGYAAYMREPVFVAAIDRLLEEAAAGARTAVMCSEAVWWRCHRRLIADFATVARQTVVQHLMHDKRLVTHRPTPGLRLRSDGLLVYDDTAAASSGAPRT, encoded by the coding sequence GTGAAACCGGTGTTGATCACCTTCGGTCACAGCACCGCGGAACGCCAGCAGCTGATCGAGCTGCTGCGCTGGGCGGGCGTGAGGTCGGTGGTCGACGTACGCATCGGTCCCGGCAGCCGTCGCAACCCCGACCTGTTCCGCAGCAGCCTGGCCCATTGGCTGCCGCAGGCCGGCATCAGCTACCGCTGGGAACCAGACCTGGGCGGTTTCCGGAAAACGTCAGCCCACTCCCCGGACGTGGTCTGGCGCAACGCCTCGTTCAGGGGATACGCCGCCTACATGCGAGAGCCCGTGTTCGTAGCCGCCATCGACCGACTGCTCGAAGAAGCCGCTGCCGGTGCCCGGACGGCGGTGATGTGCAGCGAAGCGGTCTGGTGGCGCTGTCACAGGCGTCTGATCGCCGACTTCGCCACCGTCGCGAGGCAGACGGTCGTCCAGCACCTGATGCATGACAAGCGGCTCGTCACTCACCGCCCGACACCTGGGCTGCGGCTGCGCTCCGACGGACTGCTGGTCTACGACGACACTGCTGCCGCCTCGTCAGGAGCACCACGCACTTGA
- a CDS encoding plasmid stabilization protein, whose product MPAGSSKKRERQYEHIKENAKEHGSSERRAKEIAARTVNKERARSGEAKQAGKVSTQDPKSAPQRGGERSHSGPGGPTKDQLYEEAKKKNIDGRSHMNKEELRKALGR is encoded by the coding sequence ATGCCAGCGGGATCGAGCAAGAAGCGCGAGAGGCAGTACGAGCACATCAAGGAGAACGCCAAGGAGCACGGTTCGTCCGAGCGCCGCGCCAAGGAGATCGCCGCGCGCACGGTCAACAAGGAACGCGCTCGCTCCGGCGAGGCGAAGCAGGCCGGCAAGGTCTCCACCCAGGACCCGAAGTCCGCCCCGCAGCGCGGCGGCGAACGCTCCCACAGCGGGCCCGGCGGTCCGACCAAGGACCAGCTGTACGAAGAGGCCAAGAAGAAGAACATCGACGGCCGCTCCCACATGAACAAGGAAGAACTGCGCAAAGCACTCGGCCGTTGA